The following nucleotide sequence is from Halomonas chromatireducens.
CGCTCGGCCAGGATCTTCGGCCAGGTGAGAGCCTTCGGCTAGGCCAGCCCCAGGCGTTGCAGGCGGCGCTTGAAGGCGTGGCGCGACAGCCCCAGTTGCTGGGCGGCCTGACCCTTGTGGCCACTGGTCTTGTCGAGCGCATCGAGCACCAGCTGCCGTTCGGTACTCTGCAGGCGCTCGCCGAGAGAGGGGTCGTGAGCCTGGTCGCTTGCTGCCGAGCCTTGATGGAACTCGGTGGGTAGCTGGCTGGGACGAATCCGCTGGCCGGGATACAGGATGGTCAGGCGCTCTACCAGGTTGCGCAGCTCCCGCACATTGCCCGGCCAGCTATAGGCGATCAGCAGGTCGAGCGTCTCCCTGGGCACGGTGATGGGCCGACAACCCTCCTCCCGGGCCTGGGCTTCGATGAAGACCTGCAGCAGCTCTTCGATATCCGCGCCCCGATCGCGTAGCGGGGGGATGGAGAGTTCAATGACATTGAGGCGGAAGAATAGGTCCTCCCGGAAGTGCCCGTTGCGGACTTCGGCTTCCAGTGAGCGGTTGGTCGCGGCGATGACACGGGCATCGGCAGTATGGCTGGCAGACCCGCCCACCGGTCGGTAGTCGCCATTCTCGAGGAAATGCAGGAACTTGGCCTGGAGGGGCAGGGGCAACTCGCCGATCTCATCCAGGAACAGCGTGCCGCCATGGGCAAGGGCCACCAGGCCGGATCGCTTCTGATGCGCGCCGGTGTAAGCCCCCTTCTCTGCACCGAACAGCTCCGCCTCGATCAATTGCTCCGGCAGGGCGGCGCAGTTGATCTCCACAAAGGCGTTGTCGCTGCGCGGGCTCTGGTCGTGGATGGCCCTGGCCACCACGGCCTTGCCGGTGCCGGACTCGCCCAGCAGCAGTATGCGGCCGGCACTGCTTCCGGCGATGCGCTGGATGGTCTGCCAGAGCTGCTCCATGGCATCGCTGCCCCCCACCAGCCCCGAGGAGGAGGCGCCACGGCTACGGTGGTAGGCCAGCTCATCGCGCATCTGAGTGCGCTTGGTGATGGCTCCGACGAGATGCAGCAGCTCGTCCAGGGCAAAGGGTTTGGTGAGATAGTCGGTCGCGCCGGCCTTGACGGCCTGCACGGCGGCTCGTGTATCGCCGTGGGCCGACACCATCACCACCGGCAGCTCCGGGTAAAGGCGAGCGGCGGTATCGAGCACTTCCATGCCACTCATCTTCGGCAGGCGCAGATCCAGCAGCATCAGCCCTGGCTGGGCGTCCGCCAGTGCGGTCAGGGCCGCTTCGCCGGAATGGGCGCTGCGGGTGGTGAAGCCGGCTTCTTCCAGGGCGAATGTCAGCGAACGGACGAAGCTCTTTTCGTCATCGACGATCAGGATATCTGTATGCATGGCGTTTTCTGATTGTTGCTCTTGTTATGGTAGCGGCGCTACGAGTCCTGCTGTGCTGAATCCTGCTGTGCTAAGGAGTCGGCCGGCACCAGGGGGAGTCTCATGGATACGGTCGTGCCCTTTCCCGGTGTGCTATGGATCTCCAGCCTGCCACCGTTCAGTTCTATCAGTTGACGGGTAATGCTCAAGCCGAGCCCCGTGCCTTCCTGGCGAGTGGTGAAGAACGGCTCCATCACCTGGGCCAGGATCGTCTCATCCATGCCGCAGCCGTCGTCGATGATCTCAATCGTCACGCTGTCACCGCTGGGGAACGCCTTCAGCTGCACCTGGCAGCCCGGTTCGCACGCCTGGATGGCATTGGCGACCAGGTTGACCAGGCACTGGATCACCTGGTCCGGGCTGGCATAGACAGCGAGGCACGGATTGCCACTGACGGTGACGGTAATGCCCCGCCTGTCGGCAAGGCCGGAGGTCAAGATGGAAGCGTGCCTGAATACCTGGCCGATCGCCACGGCTTGCGGCTCACCGGCGACTGGCCGGCCGTAATCCAGCAGGTCGCCGACGACCCGGTTGAGCCGGTCGATCTCCTCTTCCACGGATATTAGTAGATCACGGCGCCGGCTATCCGGCTCGCCCTTTTCCAGGGCTTGTACCGTCAGCTTGATCGTTGCCAGCGGGTTGCGCACTTCATGGGCCACGCCAGTGGCGAATTCGCCCAGCACTGCCATCTTCTCTGCCTGTACGGTTCGCTCGATCATCTCCTGCAGCCGGTCGGCCATGGCGTTGAACGCATGGGCGACCACATCGATTTCGTCCTTGTCGTTTCTGGGGGTCAGCAGCCGGAAGTGCAGGTTGCCGGAGGCGAAGGCTTCGGCCCCTGCAACCAGTCGGCTCACCCGTCGGCGCAGGCTTCTGGCCAACGCCCAGAATAGGGCGACGATGCCGAGTGCCATCACGCCGGCAAGCGCATACAGGCCGAACTGTGCATTACGTAGCGGGCTGAGAATGTCTCCGGCGGAAACCAGATAGTCAATGCGCCAGCCGGGCAGCACTTCCGGGCCGGTTCGCAGCCCTTCCGGTTCGCTGTCATGAAGGTTCCCCGTTGGATCCAGCAGGTCACCGGCGGGCGTTCTCAGGAACGGCCGCAGCACGCCTGCCAGACTTTCGGTGCGCATCAGTTCGGTCAGGGAAGCCAGGCGCACATGAAGCGCTATCGCTCCGTCGGTGCTCTGGCCGGCGATGTCTCTCAGCGGCTGACGGATGAGCAGCCAGCCGGGGCCGCTGCCCGTGGTCAGGCTCGGGCCGATGATCTCGCTGGTGCCCAGATAGACGGAAGGCAGCTCAAGGATTGACCAGTTATCGCGGCCCCAGTAGGGCTGCCCGGATGCCGCCTGACCGGGGATGACCTCGGACAGTTTGTCGCTGGCGTCGAAGAAGAGGATGCCATAGAGATCGGGCGCGTCGGCTTCCACCCGTACGAGCTCCTGCAGGCCTTCCGGTACCGCATCGCTGTAGAGCAGATAAAGCGGCATGGAGGGGTGGGTCGAAAGGGTTTCGAGCTGGTAGATGCGGTTCTCGATGAAGTTGGTCAGCCGGTTGGCCGTGCCCGCTACCTGGGCTTCCAGCCGCTCACCGGCCAGGCGCTCCGTGACTGAATCCGCGACCGTCGCGTAGAGCGCGCTCAGCACCGCCACCGAACCGATCATCAGTGTCAGCGACAGGAACGAATAGCGACCAACCAGACTGAGCCGGGGCTTCATGTGCGTCCTATATTTTTATAGTAAATCGTGCTTTTCCCATGTTTTACACGAAAGAAGCCTCGTTCATGAAGCGCTATATTTTTCCCTGCGCCACTCCAGCGCAATGGCAAGGGGGCCGGCCCGCAAGAGACAGGGTGCCTGGGATTGAGTTTAGAAACAGGGCCTGGAAATTGCGCTCAGAGAGCCTACGCCCCATGCGGCAGCACCGCGGCATATACGGCGAAGTAGTGGCAGGTGCTGCCGCCGAGCACGAACAGATGCCAGATGGCGTGGTTGTAGGGGATCGCACTGATGGCGAAGAAGATCACGCCGAGGGTATAGGTGATTCCGCCGGCAGCCAGCAGGACGATGCCGCTGGTCGACAGGCTGGCCGACATCTCGCCGCTGGCGAAGACGATCAGCCAGCCCATGACCAGATAGATGGCCACCCGCAGTACGGTGAAGCGGTGAGGCCAGGCGAGCTTGCAGGCGATCCCGGCGAGTGCCAGGGACCAGACGATGGCGAACAGCGTCCAGCCCGTGGGGCCGCGCATGTTGACCAGCAGGAAGGGGGTATAGGTACCGGCGATCAGCAGGTAGATGGCGCAGTGATCCAGGTGCTGGAACAGCCGCTTGAGCCGAATATGCGTGATGCCGTGATAGAGGGTCGAGGCGGTATAGAGCAGTACCAGGGTGATGCCATAAAGGCTGATGCCGACGAGCTTCCACGGGTCGACGTGGGCCGCGAGACTGGCCAGCACGATCAATACCACCACCCCGACAAGGCTCAGGATGGCACCAACACCATGACTGATGCTGTTGAGCAGCTCCTCGATGACGCTGTGGTGGTGCTGGCTAAGGGGCATGGCTCTCACTCAGAAGGGCACCCGATGCCGTGGTGCAGCTCAGGGCTTGCGTTCGATATCCACATCGTTGGCCTGGGTGAAGTCGCCCAACGCCATCATGTGGCCGAGCTTGCCAGCCTTGGTGGAAAGATAGTGCTCGTTATGAGGATTTAGACCGGTGGTGAGGGGCACTCGTTCCATGATGGTGACACCGGCCTGGGTCAAGGCGTCGACCTTGCGCGGGTTATTGGTCATCAACCGCAGCCCATCGATGCCCAGGTGGTCGAGCATCGGGACGCAGAGATCGTAGCGGCGCATGTCGGCACCGAAGCCGAGCTGTTCGTTGGCTTCCACGGTATCGGCTCCCTGGTCCTGCAGGTGATAGGCGCGGATCTTGTTGAGCAGGCCGATGCCGCGACCCTCCTGGCGCAGGTAGAAGAGCACGCCGCGCCCCTCGTCGGCGATGCGCTTGAGCGCCTCCTGCAACTGGTAGCCGCAGTCGCAGCGCATCGAGAACAGGGCGTCCCCGGTCAGGCACTCGGAGTGAACCCGCCCCAGTACAGGCTTGCCATCGGCTACGTCGCCAAGGGTCAGGGCGATGTGGTCCTTGCCGGTGGCATCGTCCTCGAAGCCATGCATGGTGAAGGTGGCCCAGGGAGTGGGCAGCCGGGAGGCGGCGATGAATCGAATCGTCACGGGGTACCTCGGTGAAAGACCACGGCGATGCCGGAAGTGAATCCCGTATTCTAACAGGAACGCCGTCGGGGCTCACGAATGTGCGGCTTGCCGGGCGGCGTTCGCGTTTTCCCTTGGCCTCGGTCAAGCCCTGCGCAAATTCATGCGCTACAATAGCTCGACATTTCCTGTGGATGACTGCCTGCATGGAACTCAAGAACGATCGTTTTTTGCGCGCCCTGGCGCGTCAGCCGGTGGACCGCACTCCGGTGTGGATGATGCGTCAGGCCGGCCGCTACCTGCCGGAATATCGCGCTACCCGTGCCGTGGCCGGTGACTTCATGGACCTGTGTCGCAACCACGACCTGGCCTGCGAGGTGACGCTGCAGCCGTTGGAGCGCTACCCGCTGGATGCCGCGATCCTGTTCTCGGACATTCTGACCATCCCCGATGCGATGGGGCTGGGACTCTACTTCGAGACCGGCGAGGGTCCGAAATTCCGCAAGCCGGTGCGTACCGTGGCGGACGTGGAAGCGCTGAAGGCGCCGGATACCGAGCGTGACCTGGACTACGTGATGCGGGCCGTATCGACCATTCGCCGCGAGCTGAATGGCCGCGTGCCGCTGATCGGGTTCTCCGGCAGCCCCTGGACATTGGCCACCTATATGGTCGAGGGCAGCTCTAGCAAGGACTTCCGTCACGTGAAGACCATGCTCTATGACAACCCCGACGCCATGCATCAGCTGCTCGATACCCTGGCACACTCGGTCACCGACTACCTGAACGCCCAGATCAGGGCAGGTGCCCAGGCGGTACAGATCTTCGACACCTGGGGTGGCGTACTCTCCACGCCGGCCTATCTGGAGTTCTCGCTGCGCTACATGGAGCAGATCGTTGCCGGCCTGATCCGCGAGCATGAGGGCCGGCGCGTGCCGGTGATCCTGTTCACCAAGAACGGGGGCCAGTGGCTCGAGGATATCGCCCTGGCAGGCCCGGATGCACTGGGCATCGACTGGACCACCGAGCTTTCCGACGCCCGCGCCCGGGTCGGACACAAGGTGGCGCTGCAGGGAAACCTGG
It contains:
- a CDS encoding sigma-54-dependent transcriptional regulator, with the protein product MHTDILIVDDEKSFVRSLTFALEEAGFTTRSAHSGEAALTALADAQPGLMLLDLRLPKMSGMEVLDTAARLYPELPVVMVSAHGDTRAAVQAVKAGATDYLTKPFALDELLHLVGAITKRTQMRDELAYHRSRGASSSGLVGGSDAMEQLWQTIQRIAGSSAGRILLLGESGTGKAVVARAIHDQSPRSDNAFVEINCAALPEQLIEAELFGAEKGAYTGAHQKRSGLVALAHGGTLFLDEIGELPLPLQAKFLHFLENGDYRPVGGSASHTADARVIAATNRSLEAEVRNGHFREDLFFRLNVIELSIPPLRDRGADIEELLQVFIEAQAREEGCRPITVPRETLDLLIAYSWPGNVRELRNLVERLTILYPGQRIRPSQLPTEFHQGSAASDQAHDPSLGERLQSTERQLVLDALDKTSGHKGQAAQQLGLSRHAFKRRLQRLGLA
- a CDS encoding sensor histidine kinase, which codes for MKPRLSLVGRYSFLSLTLMIGSVAVLSALYATVADSVTERLAGERLEAQVAGTANRLTNFIENRIYQLETLSTHPSMPLYLLYSDAVPEGLQELVRVEADAPDLYGILFFDASDKLSEVIPGQAASGQPYWGRDNWSILELPSVYLGTSEIIGPSLTTGSGPGWLLIRQPLRDIAGQSTDGAIALHVRLASLTELMRTESLAGVLRPFLRTPAGDLLDPTGNLHDSEPEGLRTGPEVLPGWRIDYLVSAGDILSPLRNAQFGLYALAGVMALGIVALFWALARSLRRRVSRLVAGAEAFASGNLHFRLLTPRNDKDEIDVVAHAFNAMADRLQEMIERTVQAEKMAVLGEFATGVAHEVRNPLATIKLTVQALEKGEPDSRRRDLLISVEEEIDRLNRVVGDLLDYGRPVAGEPQAVAIGQVFRHASILTSGLADRRGITVTVSGNPCLAVYASPDQVIQCLVNLVANAIQACEPGCQVQLKAFPSGDSVTIEIIDDGCGMDETILAQVMEPFFTTRQEGTGLGLSITRQLIELNGGRLEIHSTPGKGTTVSMRLPLVPADSLAQQDSAQQDS
- the trhA gene encoding PAQR family membrane homeostasis protein TrhA; the encoded protein is MPLSQHHHSVIEELLNSISHGVGAILSLVGVVVLIVLASLAAHVDPWKLVGISLYGITLVLLYTASTLYHGITHIRLKRLFQHLDHCAIYLLIAGTYTPFLLVNMRGPTGWTLFAIVWSLALAGIACKLAWPHRFTVLRVAIYLVMGWLIVFASGEMSASLSTSGIVLLAAGGITYTLGVIFFAISAIPYNHAIWHLFVLGGSTCHYFAVYAAVLPHGA
- the ribA gene encoding GTP cyclohydrolase II: MTIRFIAASRLPTPWATFTMHGFEDDATGKDHIALTLGDVADGKPVLGRVHSECLTGDALFSMRCDCGYQLQEALKRIADEGRGVLFYLRQEGRGIGLLNKIRAYHLQDQGADTVEANEQLGFGADMRRYDLCVPMLDHLGIDGLRLMTNNPRKVDALTQAGVTIMERVPLTTGLNPHNEHYLSTKAGKLGHMMALGDFTQANDVDIERKP
- the hemE gene encoding uroporphyrinogen decarboxylase, whose protein sequence is MELKNDRFLRALARQPVDRTPVWMMRQAGRYLPEYRATRAVAGDFMDLCRNHDLACEVTLQPLERYPLDAAILFSDILTIPDAMGLGLYFETGEGPKFRKPVRTVADVEALKAPDTERDLDYVMRAVSTIRRELNGRVPLIGFSGSPWTLATYMVEGSSSKDFRHVKTMLYDNPDAMHQLLDTLAHSVTDYLNAQIRAGAQAVQIFDTWGGVLSTPAYLEFSLRYMEQIVAGLIREHEGRRVPVILFTKNGGQWLEDIALAGPDALGIDWTTELSDARARVGHKVALQGNLDPNVLFARPAAIRAEVGRILDSYGNGPGHIFNLGHGISQFTDPDNVTAFMDALNELSPQYHRTIQYQNA